In the Kitasatospora terrestris genome, one interval contains:
- a CDS encoding serine/threonine-protein kinase, with translation MDTGGPADRLIDGRFELLQRLGGGGMGVVWKARDTALHREVALKEVRPPDPAVLAADPAAAHELRERVLREARALARLQHPNVATIHHIVDTPDLPHPWLVMELVPGGSLADRIADGPLKAAEAARIGRGVLAALRAAHAAGIQHRDVKPGNVLLRLDGTPVLTDFGIAAMTETTSLTATGALIGSPEYIAPERIRGNEGDPASDLWSLGMTLYVAVEGHHPLRRATTFATLAAVLDEPLPPPVHAGPLGPVLARMLGRDPATRPDGAELDRLLAAAEQGPAIAYSSTERDTGRPTITPGPPADPSTPWPTGGQQPGTPWPATGAPAFGAPAAGAGTPWPAQSATGRPTPWPAQSATGQSTPWPAQSVTGQSTPWPAQSPTAGGGFQGPTAGSAWAGGPTSPYDAHPPAPARKRGGLTTVALATAAVVVVAGLVWTYNRETGNHGGRSNDAGATQSPGGQSTGNGTGTGTGTGTGGGGSAKPSSTPKTTTGKVDLLTPAGLNTAVAALEAQMGGSKVDELVVYPEYASAKAPTTADAKLYDTWQYRNGRAAKLEHFSGTFSSSDKIIDLGVYDWNIVPSLIEQAEKALNIPNPTSRYLIIDAWSEGQPTIRVYLADAYGSSYLAADRTGKVIKAYPR, from the coding sequence ATGGACACTGGGGGGCCGGCCGACCGGCTGATCGACGGACGGTTCGAACTGCTGCAGCGGCTCGGCGGCGGCGGCATGGGCGTGGTCTGGAAGGCCCGCGACACCGCCCTGCACCGCGAGGTCGCGCTCAAGGAGGTCCGGCCGCCCGACCCCGCCGTGCTCGCCGCCGACCCGGCCGCCGCGCACGAGCTCCGCGAGCGCGTCCTGCGCGAGGCCCGCGCCCTCGCCCGCCTCCAGCACCCCAACGTCGCCACCATCCACCACATCGTCGACACCCCCGACCTGCCCCACCCGTGGCTGGTGATGGAACTCGTCCCCGGCGGCTCCCTCGCCGACCGGATCGCCGACGGCCCGCTGAAGGCCGCCGAGGCCGCCAGGATCGGCCGCGGCGTCCTCGCCGCCCTGCGCGCCGCGCACGCCGCCGGCATCCAGCACCGCGACGTCAAGCCCGGCAACGTCCTGCTGCGCCTCGACGGCACGCCCGTGCTCACCGACTTCGGCATCGCCGCGATGACCGAGACCACCAGCCTCACCGCCACCGGCGCGCTGATCGGCTCGCCCGAGTACATCGCCCCCGAACGCATCCGCGGCAACGAGGGCGACCCCGCCTCCGACCTCTGGTCGCTCGGCATGACGCTGTACGTCGCCGTCGAGGGCCACCACCCGCTGCGCCGCGCGACCACCTTCGCCACGCTGGCCGCCGTCCTCGACGAGCCGCTGCCGCCGCCGGTCCACGCCGGCCCCCTCGGCCCGGTGCTCGCCCGGATGCTCGGCCGCGACCCCGCCACCCGGCCCGACGGCGCCGAGCTCGACCGGCTGCTGGCCGCCGCCGAGCAGGGCCCGGCCATCGCGTACTCCTCCACCGAGCGCGACACCGGCCGTCCCACGATCACCCCGGGCCCGCCCGCCGACCCGTCCACCCCCTGGCCGACCGGCGGCCAGCAGCCCGGCACGCCGTGGCCCGCCACCGGTGCGCCCGCCTTCGGCGCGCCCGCCGCAGGCGCCGGCACGCCGTGGCCGGCGCAGTCCGCGACGGGTCGGCCGACGCCGTGGCCCGCGCAGTCCGCGACCGGGCAGTCCACCCCGTGGCCCGCGCAGTCCGTCACCGGGCAGTCCACCCCGTGGCCCGCCCAGTCGCCCACCGCGGGCGGTGGCTTCCAGGGCCCGACCGCGGGATCGGCGTGGGCCGGCGGCCCGACCTCCCCGTACGACGCCCACCCACCCGCCCCTGCCCGCAAGCGCGGCGGGCTGACGACCGTCGCGCTGGCCACCGCCGCCGTGGTGGTCGTGGCGGGCCTGGTCTGGACGTACAACCGGGAGACCGGCAACCACGGGGGCCGCAGCAACGACGCCGGCGCCACCCAGAGCCCCGGCGGTCAGTCCACCGGCAACGGGACCGGGACCGGGACCGGGACCGGGACCGGCGGCGGAGGCTCCGCCAAGCCCAGCAGCACGCCCAAGACCACCACCGGCAAGGTGGACCTGCTCACCCCCGCCGGCCTGAACACCGCCGTGGCCGCCCTGGAGGCGCAGATGGGCGGCAGCAAGGTCGACGAGCTGGTGGTCTACCCCGAGTACGCCAGCGCCAAGGCCCCGACCACCGCCGACGCCAAGCTGTACGACACCTGGCAGTACCGCAACGGCCGCGCCGCCAAGCTGGAGCACTTCAGCGGCACCTTCAGCTCCAGCGACAAGATCATCGACCTGGGCGTCTACGACTGGAACATCGTGCCGTCGCTGATCGAGCAGGCCGAGAAGGCGCTGAACATCCCCAACCCGACCAGCCGCTACCTGATCATCGACGCCTGGAGCGAAGGCCAGCCCACCATCCGGGTCTACCTCGCCGACGCCTACGGCAGCAGCTACCTCGCCGCCGACCGCACCGGCAAGGTGATCAAGGCCTACCCGCGCTGA
- a CDS encoding TIGR03086 family metal-binding protein, protein MECPHAPGFHAAVRARYGAAAQEFGRLVAAVPEDRWSASTPCPRWTVRDLVNHVTAQHMWVCQLLGGYTAEQLGRRFEGDVLGVNPGGVWRSAAHSGADALAAPGAPDRLIHPPYGLRDAGGYAVELIAETVVHSWDLARALGEPGRMAPEAAVFALSEFRGYRNLAATGLFEPALPAPAGADAQTRLLALTGRDPAWAAL, encoded by the coding sequence ATGGAATGCCCGCACGCACCCGGCTTCCACGCGGCTGTCCGGGCCCGGTACGGCGCCGCGGCCCAGGAGTTCGGACGGCTGGTCGCGGCCGTTCCGGAGGACCGCTGGAGCGCTTCCACACCGTGCCCGCGGTGGACGGTCCGTGACCTGGTCAACCACGTCACCGCCCAGCACATGTGGGTCTGCCAACTGCTCGGCGGTTACACGGCGGAGCAGCTCGGCCGCCGCTTCGAGGGCGACGTGCTCGGGGTCAACCCCGGCGGCGTCTGGCGGAGCGCGGCGCACAGCGGCGCCGACGCGCTCGCCGCACCCGGCGCGCCGGACCGGCTGATCCACCCGCCGTACGGACTGCGCGACGCCGGCGGGTACGCCGTCGAGCTGATCGCCGAGACCGTCGTGCACTCCTGGGACCTCGCCCGCGCGCTGGGCGAGCCGGGGCGGATGGCGCCGGAGGCCGCGGTCTTCGCGCTCAGCGAGTTCCGCGGCTACCGCAACCTGGCCGCGACCGGGCTGTTCGAACCCGCGCTCCCCGCCCCGGCGGGCGCCGACGCCCAGACCCGGCTACTCGCCCTGACCGGCCGCGACCCGGCCTGGGCCGCGCTCTGA
- a CDS encoding tetratricopeptide repeat protein produces the protein MGDGAAGLVHGQRALELGVPEDDNVLVTVMASAHLQLNDFVSAEAGYRRAVEIWRQHGNPYNIAVALANLGDSLRGLGRRDEALAALDEALQINEQIGNLKSVTSCLLITGRTHLHFDELDQAATVLQSAVDLAREQRLPAYVQEGTEGLDELRRRRAEPA, from the coding sequence ATGGGCGACGGCGCGGCCGGGCTCGTCCACGGTCAGCGCGCCCTCGAACTCGGCGTCCCGGAGGACGACAACGTACTGGTCACCGTCATGGCGTCTGCCCACCTGCAGCTGAACGACTTCGTCTCGGCCGAGGCGGGGTACCGGCGGGCGGTCGAGATCTGGCGGCAGCACGGCAACCCGTACAACATCGCCGTGGCCCTGGCCAACCTCGGCGACAGCCTGCGGGGGCTGGGCCGCCGCGACGAGGCGCTGGCCGCCCTCGACGAGGCCCTCCAGATCAACGAACAGATCGGCAACCTGAAGAGCGTCACCAGCTGTCTGCTGATCACGGGCCGCACCCACCTCCACTTCGACGAGTTGGACCAGGCCGCAACCGTTCTCCAGTCCGCCGTCGACCTCGCCCGCGAACAGCGCCTCCCCGCCTACGTCCAAGAAGGCACCGAAGGACTGGACGAACTCCGACGACGCCGAGCCGAACCGGCGTGA
- a CDS encoding NUDIX hydrolase codes for MAAEGRWRRTGREVLHTGRFLRLLRDTVEAPGAPGYAYEHVQVADAVRVVALDGQGRIVLVEDEFYLTGRRMPSLPGGGIEPGELPEAAARRELEEETGLLARHWEPLGAVHPLPGASSTVVHLFRATELHPGRRAPDDTEGELTVRECPFAEALAMALDGRITEAGSVTALLLADRRPTGRPAPTTRETTPGPGATDGQ; via the coding sequence ATGGCGGCGGAGGGCCGGTGGCGCAGGACGGGCCGCGAGGTGCTGCACACGGGACGGTTCCTGCGGCTGCTGCGGGACACCGTCGAGGCCCCCGGAGCCCCGGGGTACGCGTACGAGCACGTCCAGGTCGCCGACGCGGTGCGGGTGGTCGCGCTCGACGGGCAGGGGCGGATCGTGCTGGTGGAGGACGAGTTCTACCTCACCGGCCGGCGCATGCCGAGCCTGCCAGGCGGCGGGATCGAGCCCGGCGAGCTGCCGGAGGCCGCGGCCCGACGCGAACTCGAGGAGGAGACCGGCCTGCTCGCACGGCACTGGGAGCCGCTCGGAGCCGTCCACCCGCTGCCGGGTGCGAGCTCCACGGTGGTGCACCTGTTCCGGGCCACCGAACTGCACCCGGGCCGCCGCGCCCCGGACGACACCGAGGGCGAGCTGACCGTCCGGGAGTGCCCGTTCGCCGAGGCCCTGGCCATGGCCCTGGACGGCCGGATCACCGAAGCGGGCAGCGTCACCGCCCTCCTCCTCGCCGACCGCCGGCCGACCGGCCGGCCCGCACCAACGACCCGCGAGACCACGCCCGGGCCCGGGGCAACAGATGGACAATAG
- a CDS encoding RICIN domain-containing protein: MPTLLHRTLAAGVAAATLALAAAVPPAAAAPPSAATFSISVGSPVTYGHPTDTPAVPYIDKDGTFWFQQSAALYGTNDVRYWDFFSGTDFDTASRNATVSNYVNPANSSDRNNDTTWRCNNSPTGLEATNAPAGSGYAHKNYCDLSGVWIDPDTGDWYGLVHNEFTPQPFGDGLHYDAIDYAVSTDQGRTWKIKDHVITSPYSTKRGDTAAFPNQTYYYGDGDQRLFVDAASGYFYVFYGSRVVDKSGGWKAFHEHVARAPISGKMAPGSWQKWYNGAWTEAGVGGRESNMVPVDGSSTTGYTPASGEYNPANTGTSDQQVAAGKMPPTSPLFVMDITYNAYLGLYIGEPQAVDQSGNAPQKYYATDDLASQKWYPIGDSGSYHTASWYRWFLDGANRTSSTIVGKTFRSYCAFGCSGGASGQYVNLTIDSSAPAAAPVDLSRSYRIASGGGRVLAQVSGSSATTSVAAATGSALEQWTFAANGDGSYRITNGSTGQLLGVPATGTAGRAWGAKPTVTAAGQGGPSVGQQWFVIANSSGGTFRLVNRYSGLVLGLSSDSARPAETTPVRSWTDSSGTAVGGGRAAAEQTLTLTPVGSAQETVAVTNPGDQSTKVGTAVSLQLSGTDSAGKALTWSATGLPAGLSISSAGLVTGTPTATGASTVTVTASSGTAGGSAAFTWSVNTALNGTHTLVASGKALDNPNHSTTQGTQLVVWSPNGGANQNWVLTQQADGSYQIVNGESNLCMDVNGGSTAAGAAIIQWACTGGSNQRWNVTAATGGYKVTSQKSGLSLTTASSGNGALVTQQTDTGSALQRWTIG; the protein is encoded by the coding sequence GTGCCCACCCTCCTGCACCGAACCCTGGCCGCCGGGGTCGCCGCCGCGACCCTGGCGCTGGCCGCTGCCGTTCCGCCGGCCGCCGCGGCTCCCCCGTCCGCGGCGACCTTCTCGATCTCGGTCGGCTCGCCGGTCACCTACGGCCACCCGACCGACACCCCGGCCGTGCCGTACATCGACAAGGACGGCACCTTCTGGTTCCAGCAGTCGGCGGCGCTCTACGGCACCAACGACGTCCGCTACTGGGACTTCTTCTCCGGCACCGACTTCGACACCGCGAGCCGCAACGCGACCGTCAGCAACTACGTCAACCCGGCCAACTCCAGCGACCGCAACAACGACACCACCTGGCGCTGCAACAACTCCCCCACCGGTCTGGAGGCCACCAACGCGCCCGCCGGCAGCGGCTACGCGCACAAGAACTACTGCGACCTGTCGGGCGTGTGGATCGACCCGGACACCGGCGACTGGTACGGGCTGGTGCACAACGAGTTCACCCCGCAGCCCTTCGGCGACGGCCTGCACTACGACGCGATCGACTACGCGGTCTCCACCGACCAGGGCAGGACCTGGAAGATCAAGGACCACGTGATCACCTCGCCGTACAGCACCAAGCGCGGTGACACGGCGGCCTTCCCGAACCAGACGTACTACTACGGCGACGGCGACCAGCGCCTGTTCGTGGACGCCGCCTCCGGCTACTTCTACGTCTTCTACGGCTCCCGGGTGGTCGACAAGTCCGGCGGCTGGAAGGCCTTCCACGAGCACGTGGCCCGCGCCCCGATCTCCGGGAAGATGGCGCCCGGCTCCTGGCAGAAGTGGTACAACGGCGCCTGGACGGAGGCGGGCGTCGGCGGACGCGAGTCCAACATGGTGCCGGTCGACGGCTCCAGCACCACCGGCTACACCCCGGCCTCCGGCGAGTACAACCCGGCCAACACCGGGACCAGCGACCAGCAGGTGGCCGCGGGCAAGATGCCGCCCACCTCGCCGCTGTTCGTCATGGACATCACGTACAACGCCTACCTGGGCCTGTACATCGGCGAGCCGCAGGCCGTCGACCAGAGCGGCAACGCCCCGCAGAAGTACTACGCCACCGACGACCTGGCGAGCCAGAAGTGGTACCCGATCGGCGACAGCGGCAGCTACCACACCGCGTCCTGGTACCGGTGGTTCCTCGACGGCGCCAACCGGACCAGCTCCACCATCGTCGGCAAGACCTTCCGCTCGTACTGCGCTTTCGGCTGCTCCGGCGGCGCGTCCGGCCAGTACGTGAACCTGACCATCGACTCCTCCGCGCCGGCCGCCGCGCCGGTCGACCTCTCGCGCAGCTACCGGATCGCGAGCGGCGGCGGGCGGGTGCTGGCCCAGGTCTCGGGCTCCTCGGCGACCACCTCGGTGGCGGCGGCGACCGGCTCGGCGCTGGAGCAGTGGACCTTCGCGGCCAACGGCGACGGCTCGTACCGGATCACCAACGGCTCCACCGGTCAGCTGCTGGGCGTCCCCGCCACCGGGACGGCGGGCCGCGCCTGGGGCGCCAAGCCGACCGTGACCGCGGCCGGGCAGGGCGGGCCGAGCGTCGGCCAGCAGTGGTTCGTGATCGCCAACTCCTCCGGCGGCACCTTCCGCCTGGTCAACCGGTACAGCGGCCTGGTGCTCGGCCTGTCCTCGGACAGCGCCCGGCCCGCCGAGACCACGCCGGTGCGCAGCTGGACCGACAGCAGCGGCACCGCGGTCGGCGGCGGCCGGGCGGCCGCCGAGCAGACCCTGACCCTCACCCCGGTCGGCTCGGCGCAGGAGACGGTCGCCGTCACCAACCCGGGCGACCAGTCGACGAAGGTCGGCACCGCGGTCTCGCTGCAGCTCTCCGGCACCGACTCGGCCGGCAAGGCGCTCACCTGGTCGGCGACCGGCCTGCCCGCCGGACTGTCGATCAGCTCCGCCGGGCTCGTCACCGGCACGCCGACCGCGACCGGCGCCTCCACCGTGACGGTCACCGCCTCCTCGGGGACGGCCGGCGGCTCGGCCGCCTTCACCTGGTCGGTCAACACGGCACTGAACGGCACCCACACCCTGGTCGCCTCCGGCAAGGCCCTGGACAACCCCAACCACTCGACCACGCAGGGCACCCAGCTGGTCGTCTGGTCGCCGAACGGCGGCGCCAACCAGAACTGGGTCCTCACCCAGCAGGCCGACGGCAGCTACCAGATCGTCAACGGCGAGTCGAACCTCTGCATGGACGTCAACGGCGGCTCGACCGCGGCCGGCGCGGCGATCATCCAGTGGGCCTGCACCGGCGGCTCCAACCAGCGGTGGAACGTCACCGCGGCCACCGGCGGCTACAAGGTGACCAGCCAGAAGAGCGGGCTGTCGCTGACCACCGCCTCCAGCGGCAACGGCGCGCTGGTCACCCAGCAGACCGACACCGGCTCGGCCCTCCAGCGCTGGACCATCGGCTGA
- a CDS encoding glycoside hydrolase family 3 protein: MTDEPLPALRPLAEWPRLESAVPPDPEVERKVAEILAALTPEEKIGQLVQPELAQLTAEDVRAYRIGSALNGAGIWPDGKRHAAVRDWVDMVDHFWSAAERAWEGRPFRIPFLWATDAVHGHNNVYGATVFPHNIGLGAAGDPELIRRIGAATAREVAATGMDWIFAPTVTNPRDRRWGRYYEGYGEDPALGYAYGRAMVEGLQGDAAALRTDERVLATLKHWIADGGTADGGDRGTARCEEQVLRDIHAQGFLGGIRAGAQSVMVSFSSWEHPANYDHTPGRAEPYNHKVHGSRYLITDVLKGALGFDGIVISDWDAHAEVAGCSAGDANYAINAGLDVLMVAGRDAWQSVYRNALEGLRSGVIAPERIDDAVRRVLRVKMRAGLWERPRPGARSLTGPGAPAVIGSAEHRELAREATRKSLVLLKNTPGVLPIAPTARVLVCGSAADDLQKQCGGWTLTWQGDDVERADLPGGATMADALREAVGAGTCTVDPVLESAEPGAFDVAVVCLGEDAYAEMRGTVKPWRSIGYADLKRSYARDLELLRRLRAAGVPVVTVFFTGRPLYCTEEINLSDAFVVAWLPGPFAQGVADVLVADARGGVRYDFQGRLPSSWPRTRDASAVNRIPPHLPDYRVPAEETAPTGRHRPLFAVGHGLSVHEASPAGPLEPHVPEPAPPAPAVDGPLRVLDADGTPYRLRIGGHNTWSREDVHLDRVTDCLIVRSTPLPAGAGLNLVFKGYQAFVYAEAPGGEPADLRGYLDGGGSLRFSVRVRQAPSAPLHLACHDDFPAQPGLDLAPWLPGAGAEEWTEVAVPLAELAAIGTDLRHVAVPFMLYTAGTAELDVAEVSWQLG, from the coding sequence GTGACCGACGAACCCCTGCCCGCGCTGCGACCGCTCGCCGAGTGGCCGCGCCTGGAGTCCGCCGTCCCGCCCGACCCGGAGGTCGAGCGGAAGGTCGCCGAGATCCTCGCCGCGCTGACCCCGGAGGAGAAGATCGGGCAGCTGGTGCAGCCCGAACTCGCGCAGCTGACCGCCGAGGACGTCCGCGCGTACCGGATCGGCTCGGCGCTCAACGGCGCCGGGATCTGGCCGGACGGCAAGCGGCACGCCGCCGTCCGGGACTGGGTGGACATGGTGGACCACTTCTGGTCGGCCGCCGAGCGGGCGTGGGAGGGCCGCCCGTTCCGGATCCCGTTCCTGTGGGCCACCGACGCCGTCCACGGGCACAACAACGTGTACGGGGCGACGGTCTTCCCGCACAACATCGGCCTCGGCGCGGCCGGCGACCCGGAGCTGATCCGCCGGATCGGCGCGGCGACGGCCCGCGAGGTCGCCGCCACCGGCATGGACTGGATCTTCGCGCCCACCGTCACCAACCCGCGCGACCGCCGCTGGGGGCGCTACTACGAGGGCTACGGCGAGGACCCGGCGCTCGGGTACGCCTACGGCCGGGCGATGGTGGAGGGCCTGCAGGGCGACGCGGCGGCGCTGCGCACCGACGAGCGGGTGCTCGCCACCCTGAAGCACTGGATCGCCGACGGCGGCACCGCGGACGGCGGCGACCGGGGCACCGCCCGGTGCGAGGAGCAGGTGCTGCGGGACATCCACGCGCAGGGCTTCCTCGGCGGGATCCGGGCCGGGGCGCAGAGCGTGATGGTCTCGTTCAGCAGCTGGGAGCACCCGGCCAACTACGACCACACGCCGGGCCGGGCGGAGCCGTACAACCACAAGGTGCACGGCAGCCGGTACCTGATCACGGACGTGCTGAAGGGCGCGCTGGGCTTCGACGGCATCGTGATCAGCGACTGGGACGCGCACGCGGAGGTGGCGGGCTGCTCGGCGGGCGACGCCAACTACGCGATCAACGCGGGGCTGGACGTGCTGATGGTGGCCGGGCGGGACGCCTGGCAGAGCGTGTACCGCAACGCGCTGGAGGGCCTGCGGTCGGGGGTGATCGCGCCGGAGCGGATCGACGACGCGGTGCGCCGGGTGCTGCGGGTGAAGATGCGCGCGGGCCTGTGGGAGCGGCCGCGGCCGGGCGCGCGCTCGCTGACCGGGCCCGGCGCCCCGGCGGTGATCGGCTCGGCCGAGCACCGGGAGCTGGCCCGGGAGGCGACCCGCAAGTCGCTGGTGCTGCTCAAGAACACGCCCGGGGTGCTGCCGATCGCCCCCACCGCCCGGGTGCTGGTGTGCGGCAGCGCGGCCGACGACCTGCAGAAGCAGTGCGGCGGCTGGACGCTCACCTGGCAGGGCGACGACGTCGAGCGGGCCGACCTGCCGGGCGGCGCCACGATGGCGGACGCGCTGCGCGAGGCGGTCGGGGCCGGGACGTGCACGGTGGACCCGGTGCTGGAGAGCGCCGAGCCGGGCGCGTTCGACGTGGCGGTGGTCTGCCTCGGCGAGGACGCGTACGCGGAGATGCGCGGCACGGTGAAGCCCTGGCGCTCGATCGGGTACGCGGACCTGAAGCGCAGCTACGCGCGCGACCTGGAGCTGCTGCGCCGGCTGCGGGCGGCCGGGGTGCCGGTGGTGACGGTGTTCTTCACCGGCCGGCCGCTGTACTGCACGGAGGAGATCAACCTGTCGGACGCCTTCGTGGTGGCCTGGCTGCCCGGGCCGTTCGCCCAGGGGGTCGCCGACGTGCTGGTCGCGGACGCGCGGGGCGGGGTCCGGTACGACTTCCAGGGCCGGCTGCCCTCGTCCTGGCCGCGCACCCGGGACGCCAGCGCGGTGAACCGGATCCCCCCGCACCTGCCGGACTACCGGGTGCCGGCGGAGGAGACCGCGCCGACGGGGCGTCACCGGCCGCTCTTCGCGGTCGGGCACGGGCTGTCGGTGCACGAGGCGTCCCCGGCGGGTCCGCTGGAGCCGCACGTGCCGGAGCCGGCGCCGCCGGCGCCCGCCGTCGACGGGCCGCTGCGGGTGCTGGACGCGGACGGGACGCCGTACCGGTTGCGGATCGGCGGCCACAACACCTGGTCGCGCGAGGACGTCCACCTGGACCGGGTGACGGACTGCCTGATCGTCCGGTCGACGCCGCTGCCGGCCGGGGCCGGGCTGAACCTGGTGTTCAAGGGGTACCAGGCGTTCGTGTACGCGGAGGCGCCCGGCGGCGAGCCGGCGGACCTGCGCGGGTACCTGGACGGCGGCGGGAGCCTGCGGTTCTCGGTGCGGGTGCGGCAGGCGCCGTCGGCCCCGCTCCACCTGGCCTGCCACGACGACTTCCCCGCCCAGCCGGGCCTGGACCTCGCGCCCTGGCTGCCCGGCGCCGGGGCCGAGGAGTGGACGGAGGTCGCGGTGCCGCTGGCCGAGCTGGCGGCGATCGGCACGGACCTGCGGCACGTGGCGGTGCCGTTCATGCTCTACACCGCCGGGACGGCCGAGCTGGACGTCGCGGAGGTGTCCTGGCAGCTCGGCTGA
- a CDS encoding PIG-L deacetylase family protein produces the protein MTPPVMGSWTEWYLRTERSAGTVLVFAPHPDDEVIACGGTIARLAAEGARVRIVFATDGAMSHSAVLGIHRDPAPAELRLIRRGEARAAAKELGLPEDAVHFLDFPDTALAGHLAAFRARVLDVLRVHPGVSEVYLPHEVRELNADHRLTGETVLACLAELDLTPLIHRYVVWDERTEQEFAFVNRNPPAAGAGVAERLVTVDITEQLPRKQAAFRAHRTQVELYAPGQTRPVVPEPFQQRVFTTPVEEFWITEPAAVRLEVE, from the coding sequence ATGACCCCGCCGGTGATGGGCAGTTGGACGGAGTGGTACCTGCGGACCGAGCGCTCGGCGGGCACGGTGCTGGTGTTCGCGCCGCACCCGGACGACGAGGTGATCGCCTGCGGCGGCACGATCGCGCGGCTGGCCGCCGAGGGCGCGCGGGTGCGGATCGTGTTCGCGACCGACGGCGCGATGTCGCACTCGGCGGTGCTGGGCATCCACCGCGATCCGGCGCCCGCCGAGCTGCGGCTGATCCGCCGGGGCGAGGCGCGCGCGGCGGCGAAGGAGCTCGGCCTGCCGGAGGACGCGGTGCACTTCCTGGACTTCCCGGACACCGCGCTGGCCGGGCACCTGGCGGCCTTCCGGGCCCGGGTGCTCGACGTGCTGCGGGTGCACCCGGGCGTCAGCGAGGTCTACCTGCCGCACGAGGTGCGGGAGTTGAACGCCGACCACCGGCTGACCGGGGAGACCGTGCTGGCCTGCCTGGCGGAGCTGGACCTGACCCCGCTGATCCACCGGTACGTGGTGTGGGACGAGCGCACCGAGCAGGAGTTCGCCTTCGTCAACCGCAACCCGCCCGCCGCCGGAGCGGGGGTCGCCGAGCGGCTGGTCACCGTGGACATCACCGAGCAACTGCCGCGCAAGCAGGCCGCGTTCCGCGCGCACCGGACCCAGGTCGAGCTGTACGCCCCGGGGCAGACCCGGCCGGTCGTGCCGGAGCCGTTCCAGCAGCGCGTGTTCACCACCCCCGTCGAGGAGTTCTGGATCACCGAGCCGGCCGCCGTCCGGCTGGAAGTGGAGTAG
- a CDS encoding glycosyltransferase, whose translation MSAPPACTVIVPTYNRVALLRHTLDALVRQRLEPGDGFEVVVVDDGSTDATAELAASYRDRLDLRYFFQEDRGYRVAAARNVGIAHARAEVCVLVDSGVVLHSGALAAHLAAHRAADGPVAVTGYVFCFNEGNEDGELIAKAIDHADPDASIAAFAAEGRWLDLRETYYARYGEDLGALTAPWLMWWTCNVSANTAQLREVGAFDEAYRAWGAEDVDLGYRLHTAGARFVLRRDASSLHVPHEKSYSGNMAAAAANYRYFAAKYDTPVAHLVPDHHFEEIEDILRSRGLAPGRPSPLFGTAVRGVEPEQAR comes from the coding sequence ATGAGCGCGCCGCCCGCCTGCACGGTGATCGTCCCGACCTACAACCGGGTCGCCCTGCTCCGGCACACCCTGGACGCGCTGGTGCGCCAGCGGCTGGAGCCGGGCGACGGGTTCGAGGTGGTCGTGGTGGACGACGGCTCCACCGACGCCACCGCGGAGCTCGCCGCGTCCTACCGCGACCGGCTGGACCTGCGCTACTTCTTCCAGGAGGACCGGGGCTACCGGGTCGCCGCCGCCCGCAACGTGGGCATCGCCCACGCCCGCGCCGAGGTGTGCGTGCTGGTCGACTCCGGCGTGGTGCTGCACTCGGGTGCGCTGGCCGCCCATCTGGCGGCGCACCGGGCGGCCGACGGCCCGGTGGCGGTGACCGGCTACGTCTTCTGCTTCAACGAGGGCAACGAGGACGGGGAGCTGATCGCCAAGGCCATCGACCACGCCGACCCGGACGCCTCGATCGCCGCGTTCGCCGCCGAGGGGCGGTGGCTGGACCTGCGCGAGACGTACTACGCGCGCTACGGCGAGGACCTGGGCGCGCTGACCGCGCCCTGGCTGATGTGGTGGACCTGCAACGTGTCCGCGAACACCGCGCAGCTGCGCGAGGTCGGCGCCTTCGACGAGGCGTACCGGGCCTGGGGCGCGGAGGACGTGGACCTCGGGTACCGGCTGCACACCGCGGGCGCCCGGTTCGTGCTGCGCCGGGACGCCTCCTCGCTGCACGTGCCGCACGAGAAGAGCTACTCCGGCAACATGGCCGCGGCCGCCGCCAACTACCGCTACTTCGCGGCGAAGTACGACACCCCGGTGGCGCACCTGGTGCCGGACCACCACTTCGAGGAGATCGAGGACATCCTGCGTTCGCGGGGCCTGGCGCCGGGCCGGCCGAGCCCGCTGTTCGGCACGGCGGTGCGCGGCGTCGAGCCGGAGCAGGCGCGATGA